The following are encoded in a window of Fluviibacter phosphoraccumulans genomic DNA:
- the crcB gene encoding fluoride efflux transporter CrcB, translating into MLNAIFAISLGSALGALIRWQLGLRLNEFFPTLPPGTLVANIVGGYIIGLAVAFFSQASDISPEWRLCIITGFCGGLTTFSTFSAEVVTLLQAGRFAWASASVAIHVGCSLIATIAGLMTWQLARHA; encoded by the coding sequence ATGCTGAACGCCATCTTTGCCATTTCGCTTGGTTCGGCACTCGGCGCACTAATCCGCTGGCAGCTCGGGCTGCGGCTCAACGAATTCTTTCCAACGCTGCCGCCGGGCACGCTGGTTGCCAACATTGTTGGTGGCTACATCATTGGTCTGGCCGTCGCGTTTTTTAGTCAGGCCAGCGACATTTCACCAGAATGGCGTCTCTGCATCATTACTGGCTTCTGTGGTGGACTGACCACCTTTTCAACCTTTTCGGCCGAAGTCGTTACGTTACTTCAAGCCGGCCGTTTTGCCTGGGCATCTGCATCCGTCGCCATACATGTTGGCTGCTCTTTAATTGCCACCATCGCCGGTCTGATGACCTGGCAACTGGCCAGACACGCCTAG
- the dnaG gene encoding DNA primase: MIPESFIQELLARTDIVEIIDRVVPLKKAGANYAACCPFHKEKSPSFTVSPSKQFYHCFGCGAHGTAIGFLMEHQGLSFPDAIEDLARHCGLTVPQEDNERAFRKPAAGSEEGPSLLDVMLKAHKYYRDELKQSPRAIDYLKRRGLTGEIAARFGIGYAPEGWQNLRPLFPEYDSPAFQTLLKAGLVIENDQKRRYDRFRDRVMFPILDQKGQVIAFGGRILDQGEPKYLNSPETPLFEKGREVFGLPQAREACRQTDTVIVVEGYMDVVALAQHGIGNAVATLGTATTTTHIRKLLRMVDRVVFCFDGDAAGRKAAWRALENSLEALAEQKVLAFAFLPPEHDPDSYVRDLGKEAFQAAIDRATPLSEFLLQTLSSHVDLTSAEGRAKLLAEAKPLLQKIPTPMLRLQIVKQLADKTGLQPSEVERGCELSRQAAHPNNTPVRAPRHAPSILRRLLRVLVQAPELASTIKPSLTNALPTNDPLANSLNRLLPHLATNPQPSELLERLRGSEDAPLLAEIFASLLSEPLEKDALSAELAGIVAQMERDQLDTELAVLQQAAQRGSLSAPEKARYAELLQTLQQLGRTGRRR, from the coding sequence ATGATTCCGGAATCCTTTATCCAGGAGCTACTGGCTCGCACGGATATCGTCGAAATCATCGACCGTGTGGTGCCGCTAAAAAAAGCCGGCGCCAATTACGCCGCCTGTTGTCCATTTCACAAAGAGAAGTCTCCCTCGTTCACAGTAAGCCCGAGCAAACAGTTCTACCACTGCTTCGGCTGCGGCGCCCACGGCACGGCTATCGGATTTCTGATGGAGCATCAGGGGCTTAGCTTCCCGGACGCCATCGAAGATCTTGCCCGCCATTGTGGCCTGACCGTACCGCAAGAAGACAACGAACGCGCCTTCCGCAAACCCGCTGCCGGCAGCGAAGAAGGCCCTTCATTGCTTGATGTGATGCTCAAAGCACACAAATACTACCGGGACGAACTGAAGCAATCACCCCGCGCTATTGATTACCTGAAGCGACGAGGACTCACCGGCGAAATAGCCGCGCGCTTTGGCATCGGCTATGCGCCCGAAGGCTGGCAGAATCTGCGCCCGCTGTTCCCAGAATACGACTCACCCGCATTTCAAACACTGCTCAAAGCCGGACTGGTCATTGAAAACGACCAGAAACGTCGCTACGACCGTTTCCGTGACCGCGTGATGTTCCCGATTCTTGACCAAAAAGGCCAGGTCATCGCCTTTGGTGGGCGCATTCTAGATCAGGGCGAACCCAAGTACCTGAATTCGCCAGAAACGCCGCTTTTTGAGAAAGGCCGTGAAGTCTTTGGTCTGCCTCAGGCACGCGAAGCCTGCCGCCAAACGGACACCGTAATCGTGGTCGAAGGCTACATGGATGTGGTGGCACTCGCCCAGCATGGCATTGGTAACGCCGTTGCCACCCTGGGCACCGCCACCACCACGACGCACATCCGCAAATTGCTACGCATGGTCGACCGGGTAGTCTTTTGCTTTGATGGCGATGCCGCCGGTCGCAAAGCCGCCTGGCGGGCCCTAGAAAACAGCCTGGAGGCACTGGCCGAGCAAAAAGTACTGGCCTTCGCCTTTCTGCCCCCCGAGCATGACCCCGATAGCTATGTTCGTGATCTGGGCAAAGAAGCATTTCAAGCAGCCATTGATCGCGCCACGCCATTATCAGAATTTTTACTGCAAACCCTAAGCAGCCATGTCGACCTGACCAGCGCCGAAGGCCGCGCCAAATTACTGGCAGAAGCCAAGCCACTCCTGCAAAAAATTCCGACACCCATGCTGCGCTTGCAGATCGTTAAACAACTGGCGGACAAAACGGGCTTACAGCCCAGCGAAGTCGAGCGTGGTTGCGAACTTTCACGCCAAGCGGCACACCCGAACAACACCCCGGTGCGCGCGCCGCGCCACGCCCCTTCGATATTACGGCGCCTGCTCCGCGTGCTTGTGCAAGCGCCTGAGCTAGCGAGCACGATCAAACCCTCGCTGACCAACGCCTTACCCACCAACGATCCGCTCGCCAACAGCCTCAACCGTTTACTACCGCATTTGGCAACGAATCCGCAGCCGTCGGAGCTGCTTGAACGCCTGCGTGGCTCGGAAGATGCACCACTCCTGGCAGAAATTTTTGCCAGCTTGCTTAGCGAACCTCTTGAAAAAGACGCACTGAGCGCAGAACTGGCAGGTATCGTCGCACAGATGGAGCGCGATCAGCTAGATACCGAATTGGCGGTGCTGCAACAGGCCGCCCAACGGGGATCTCTGAGCGCACCAGAAAAAGCCCGCTATGCCGAACTGCTGCAAACACTACAGCAACTGGGCAGAACCGGTCGGCGACGCTGA
- the phoU gene encoding phosphate signaling complex protein PhoU, whose protein sequence is MAEHTLKQFDLELDDLKSRVLFMGGVVEQQIRLAMQGLYEANQTILLGVEQDDHRLDDAEVQLDNVCNQIIAKRQPTAIDLRIIIGVQKTGLELEKAGNKAVKIARTARALHEKHTLFTPSVELRHLAEDALDMLRKALDAFARSDTMTAADVLQADDSVDAEYRSITRQLITFMMEDPRTISLSLEIMNMAKAIERVADHARAVAENVIYISEGLNVRHISPEEVRGYLLSQEGRQ, encoded by the coding sequence ATGGCAGAACATACCCTTAAGCAGTTCGACCTTGAGTTGGACGACCTGAAGTCTCGCGTCCTGTTCATGGGCGGCGTTGTAGAACAACAAATCCGTCTGGCCATGCAAGGACTCTACGAGGCCAACCAGACCATACTCCTCGGCGTCGAACAAGACGACCATCGTCTTGACGATGCGGAAGTGCAGCTAGATAACGTCTGTAATCAGATTATCGCAAAGCGTCAGCCCACCGCCATCGATCTGCGCATCATCATCGGCGTGCAAAAAACCGGCCTGGAACTTGAAAAGGCAGGTAATAAAGCGGTAAAAATTGCCCGAACCGCTCGTGCGCTGCACGAAAAGCACACTTTGTTTACGCCCTCGGTAGAACTGCGCCATCTGGCGGAAGACGCCCTCGACATGCTGCGTAAAGCACTCGATGCTTTTGCACGCTCCGACACCATGACGGCCGCCGATGTACTGCAAGCTGATGATTCTGTTGATGCCGAATATCGCAGCATCACCCGCCAGCTCATCACCTTCATGATGGAAGATCCCCGCACCATCTCGCTGTCGCTGGAAATCATGAACATGGCCAAAGCCATCGAGCGCGTTGCTGATCATGCCCGTGCCGTTGCCGAGAACGTGATTTATATCTCGGAAGGGCTTAACGTACGTCACATCAGCCCTGAAGAGGTTCGCGGTTATTTGCTCAGCCAAGAAGGCAGACAGTAA
- a CDS encoding GatB/YqeY domain-containing protein, producing the protein MTTTSLKDRIQDDMKTAMKARETDRLNAIRLLMAAIKQREVDERITLDDAAVAAVIDKLIKQRRDSINQYEQAGREDLAAAERAEIEVLSPYQPAQLSAEEVDAAIKAAITQTGATGPADMGKVMGILKSQLAGKTDLAAVSQRIKAALQG; encoded by the coding sequence ATGACCACGACCAGCCTCAAAGACCGTATTCAGGACGACATGAAGACCGCCATGAAAGCGCGCGAAACAGATCGCCTCAACGCCATTCGTCTGCTCATGGCTGCCATCAAGCAGCGTGAAGTCGATGAGCGCATCACACTGGACGATGCTGCTGTAGCCGCCGTAATTGACAAACTGATCAAGCAACGTCGTGACAGCATTAATCAGTACGAACAGGCTGGCCGCGAAGACCTCGCCGCCGCTGAACGCGCCGAGATCGAGGTGCTAAGCCCATACCAGCCCGCACAGTTATCTGCCGAAGAAGTGGATGCCGCAATTAAAGCGGCCATTACCCAAACCGGCGCGACAGGCCCAGCCGATATGGGCAAGGTTATGGGCATTCTGAAGTCGCAGCTGGCCGGCAAGACTGACCTGGCGGCCGTTTCACAACGCATCAAAGCAGCACTGCAGGGCTAA
- a CDS encoding P1 family peptidase: protein MKQACITDLLGISIGHYQDPRRPTGCTVVLCPTGAVGGVAVVGAAPGTRETDLLNPTSTVNEVHAIVLSGGSAFGLDSASGVMRWLHEHDFGLSVGPVRVPIVPAAVLFDLFVDDFVQPGGSGIYPDADAGYAACVDAMQNPTAALRQGNVGAGTGATVGKLNGPQCAMRGGLGWAALNVNGITVAAIIACNAVGDVVDPQTGAILAGARTAADSLSRLNAVTAELDGLSASGLHAGSNTTIGVIITDATLSKAQAQRLAQVGHDGLARTIRPVHTAMDGDTLFTLATGKNPAPIDVMQLATAAAEVTAMAVINAVTHAQSLRLGSTWWPDAGEA, encoded by the coding sequence ATGAAACAGGCGTGTATTACAGACTTGCTCGGTATTTCCATCGGGCATTATCAAGACCCGCGTCGGCCAACCGGCTGCACGGTTGTATTGTGCCCAACAGGTGCCGTGGGGGGTGTCGCGGTGGTTGGTGCCGCACCGGGCACGCGCGAAACAGATCTACTCAATCCCACCAGCACCGTCAATGAGGTGCACGCGATTGTGTTAAGTGGTGGCAGCGCTTTCGGACTCGATAGTGCGTCGGGCGTCATGCGCTGGTTGCATGAGCACGACTTCGGCCTGAGCGTTGGCCCGGTTCGAGTGCCTATCGTGCCCGCTGCCGTGCTCTTTGATCTCTTTGTGGATGATTTTGTACAGCCGGGCGGCTCGGGTATTTACCCTGATGCTGATGCCGGTTATGCCGCCTGCGTCGACGCCATGCAAAACCCGACCGCCGCCTTACGCCAAGGCAATGTAGGCGCAGGGACCGGCGCGACGGTGGGCAAACTTAACGGCCCGCAGTGCGCTATGCGCGGCGGCTTAGGATGGGCCGCCCTTAACGTCAATGGCATCACCGTTGCGGCCATCATTGCCTGTAACGCCGTTGGCGATGTCGTCGACCCACAGACCGGTGCCATTCTGGCCGGTGCGCGAACCGCAGCCGATTCACTCAGCCGCCTGAATGCGGTGACTGCCGAACTGGATGGACTTTCCGCCAGTGGCCTCCACGCGGGGAGCAACACCACCATCGGGGTCATCATCACCGACGCCACGCTCAGCAAAGCTCAAGCCCAGCGTCTGGCGCAGGTGGGTCACGATGGTTTAGCACGCACGATCCGCCCAGTACACACCGCAATGGATGGTGACACGCTTTTTACACTGGCCACCGGCAAAAACCCCGCCCCCATCGATGTGATGCAACTGGCGACAGCGGCTGCCGAAGTGACCGCCATGGCTGTGATTAATGCCGTTACCCATGCGCAGTCATTGCGCTTGGGGAGCACGTGGTGGCCTGATGCCGGCGAAGCTTAA
- a CDS encoding amino acid permease produces the protein MKNQEQLHRGLGQRQIEMIAIGGCIGTGLFMGSGKTISVAGPAVILVYAITGLMLYFVMRAMGELLLHNLEYKSFVDFSEDILGPQAGFFVGWSYWLAWIVAAIAEIIAITGYASFWWPELSPWISAMATIFVLTSINLLTVKAFGELEFWLAIVKVIAIVGLIVVGLWLSVTGFVSPDGTKASVANLWTHNGFFPNGFAGVMAGLQTTIFAFAGMEIIGTMMAEAKDPKKMIPDAIRKIPWRILIFYIGTVTVMMMVTPWVDISPEHSPFVGMFSLVGLASAASLINFVVASSATSSSNSGIFATSRMLYGLAQSHKAPAIFGKLSSHQIPAGGVFLATLLMFFVSVILTAVDSMMEAFQMVGAVAALIFIFIWTMIIWAHLVYQRRYPEAHAHSVFKMPMSKMMPYVVLAFFLLVIYALSLDDVTRIALYLLPGWFALLAICYRLKLR, from the coding sequence ATGAAAAATCAAGAACAGTTGCATCGTGGCCTTGGCCAGCGCCAGATAGAAATGATTGCCATCGGTGGCTGTATTGGCACCGGACTATTTATGGGTTCTGGGAAAACTATTTCTGTTGCTGGGCCGGCAGTCATTCTTGTGTATGCAATCACGGGACTCATGCTCTACTTTGTGATGCGGGCCATGGGTGAGTTGTTGCTGCATAACTTGGAATACAAGTCGTTTGTTGATTTTTCCGAAGATATTCTTGGTCCGCAGGCAGGCTTTTTTGTGGGGTGGTCATACTGGCTTGCCTGGATTGTTGCAGCGATTGCAGAAATTATTGCGATTACCGGTTATGCCTCGTTCTGGTGGCCCGAGCTTTCGCCCTGGATTTCAGCGATGGCGACAATCTTTGTTTTAACAAGCATCAATTTATTGACCGTCAAGGCATTTGGCGAACTTGAGTTCTGGCTGGCCATTGTCAAAGTTATTGCGATTGTCGGCTTGATTGTTGTTGGCCTGTGGTTATCGGTAACAGGGTTTGTCTCGCCCGATGGCACCAAAGCCAGTGTCGCTAACCTATGGACACATAACGGCTTTTTTCCGAATGGTTTTGCGGGTGTGATGGCGGGGTTACAAACGACGATCTTTGCGTTCGCCGGCATGGAGATCATCGGCACGATGATGGCTGAAGCCAAGGATCCTAAGAAAATGATCCCCGATGCCATTCGCAAGATTCCCTGGCGAATTCTGATTTTCTATATTGGCACAGTGACCGTCATGATGATGGTTACGCCTTGGGTGGACATATCGCCAGAGCACAGTCCCTTCGTTGGGATGTTCTCCCTGGTGGGGTTAGCCAGTGCCGCGTCGCTGATTAATTTTGTCGTGGCGAGTTCAGCAACGTCATCCAGCAACAGCGGCATCTTCGCCACATCCCGTATGCTGTATGGGTTAGCCCAGAGCCATAAAGCGCCTGCCATCTTCGGGAAGCTGAGCAGTCATCAGATTCCGGCAGGTGGCGTATTCCTTGCAACGCTCTTGATGTTTTTTGTGTCGGTGATTCTGACGGCGGTTGACTCCATGATGGAAGCGTTCCAAATGGTCGGTGCCGTCGCCGCATTAATTTTCATCTTTATTTGGACGATGATTATATGGGCGCATCTGGTCTATCAAAGGCGCTATCCAGAAGCGCATGCGCATTCCGTCTTTAAGATGCCCATGAGCAAGATGATGCCCTATGTCGTTCTAGCCTTCTTTTTGCTAGTGATATATGCGTTGTCACTTGATGATGTGACACGCATCGCCTTGTACCTATTGCCCGGCTGGTTTGCCTTGCTTGCAATCTGTTACCGGTTAAAACTTCGTTAG
- a CDS encoding NAD(P)-dependent alcohol dehydrogenase has translation MTKVKAYGTPNAASDLSEMHIERRALNPDDVQIDILYCGVCHSDLHTARNEWKNTIYPSVPGHEIVGRITAVGDQVARFKVGDLAGVGCMVDSCGHCPSCADGEEQYCESGFTGTYNGPVFGGKNTFGGYSQRIVVKESFALHITHAPDLLAAVAPLLCAGITTYSPLKHWGTGPGKKVGIVGLGGLGHMAVKIAHAMGAHVVLFTTSANKVADAKRLGADEVCISTDDAQMAQYANQLDFILNTVAAPHKLDPFLQLLKKDATMTLVGAPAEPHPSPEVFNLIFKRRQLAGSLIGGIAETQEMLDFCAKHGLVSDIEMIPMDYINSAYERILKSDVKYRFVIDMKSLG, from the coding sequence ATGACCAAAGTGAAGGCCTATGGCACCCCAAATGCCGCGAGCGATCTTTCTGAAATGCATATCGAGAGACGCGCTTTAAATCCAGACGATGTTCAGATAGACATTCTGTATTGCGGCGTCTGTCATTCGGACCTGCATACCGCGCGCAACGAATGGAAAAACACGATTTATCCTTCGGTACCCGGTCATGAGATTGTCGGTCGCATCACCGCTGTTGGCGATCAGGTTGCGCGATTTAAGGTAGGCGATCTCGCTGGTGTTGGGTGCATGGTTGATAGTTGCGGTCATTGCCCATCCTGTGCAGATGGCGAGGAGCAGTATTGCGAAAGTGGTTTTACGGGCACCTATAACGGCCCGGTGTTCGGTGGGAAAAATACCTTTGGTGGCTACTCGCAGCGTATCGTCGTCAAAGAATCTTTTGCGCTTCACATTACCCATGCGCCAGACCTGCTGGCGGCGGTTGCCCCGCTACTCTGCGCGGGGATTACCACGTACTCTCCTTTGAAGCATTGGGGGACAGGGCCGGGTAAAAAGGTGGGAATTGTCGGGCTAGGTGGGCTTGGGCATATGGCTGTGAAAATAGCGCATGCCATGGGTGCCCATGTGGTGCTGTTTACGACTTCGGCGAATAAAGTGGCCGATGCCAAGCGGTTGGGGGCTGATGAAGTCTGCATCTCGACGGACGACGCGCAGATGGCGCAGTACGCCAATCAGTTGGACTTCATTCTCAATACTGTGGCGGCGCCTCATAAGCTGGACCCTTTTTTACAGCTGCTCAAGAAGGATGCGACCATGACCTTGGTCGGCGCACCGGCCGAGCCACATCCGTCACCCGAGGTTTTCAACCTGATTTTCAAGCGGCGGCAATTGGCGGGTTCTTTGATTGGGGGCATTGCCGAGACGCAGGAGATGCTGGATTTCTGTGCCAAGCATGGGCTGGTATCAGACATCGAGATGATTCCAATGGATTACATTAACAGCGCCTACGAACGCATCTTGAAAAGCGATGTGAAGTATCGTTTTGTTATCGACATGAAATCACTAGGCTAA
- a CDS encoding DUF190 domain-containing protein, with protein MTGYQINFYTLQNRSYQNQPVAEWLLEKAQLMGIRGATVIHANESFGSDRHIHATRFFEQAEQPVLVIMVVNEQEAQSLFDLIQSTDIKLFYTKTPVEFGVIGE; from the coding sequence ATGACCGGTTATCAGATCAATTTTTATACCCTGCAGAACCGCAGCTATCAAAACCAACCGGTTGCCGAGTGGCTGCTGGAAAAAGCACAACTTATGGGTATTCGCGGAGCGACCGTCATTCATGCCAACGAAAGTTTTGGTAGTGACCGGCACATTCACGCCACCCGTTTTTTTGAGCAGGCCGAACAACCCGTGCTGGTGATCATGGTCGTGAACGAGCAGGAAGCGCAAAGCCTGTTTGATCTGATTCAAAGCACCGATATCAAGCTGTTCTACACCAAGACCCCTGTCGAGTTTGGCGTCATCGGCGAATAA
- a CDS encoding transporter, whose translation MPLKLTICFSACCWLWLGFNPSVSAQEIEPRTYSNAPIGINFIGLGITQAQTSNYTLNSQALSYNHIFDFFGQSAKFNVVTPYAEVHGTAKSGNQVVNVAAQGFTDPVIRVATNLYGAPALTAEEFKTYVQDLIIGANLAVLIPWGEYHSNQVLNVGANRSFIQPGLGASQAVGPWRFELASDATFFSNNNNYMGGNTLSQKPIYSTTGHVIYYFPSSAWISTDVTYYSGGQSAVNGTMRNHSQENWLMGATLSIPINKRNAIKFHGSEGTYSNPHKNYTLYGIGWQYRWGPGT comes from the coding sequence ATGCCTCTCAAGCTCACGATATGTTTCTCTGCATGCTGCTGGCTCTGGCTGGGCTTTAATCCCTCGGTCAGCGCGCAGGAAATCGAGCCGCGCACTTATTCGAATGCGCCGATTGGCATCAACTTCATCGGCCTGGGTATCACACAAGCACAAACAAGCAACTACACGCTAAACAGCCAGGCACTGAGCTATAACCACATCTTTGATTTTTTTGGTCAATCTGCCAAATTCAATGTGGTGACACCGTATGCCGAGGTACACGGCACGGCGAAATCAGGCAATCAAGTGGTCAACGTGGCTGCACAAGGATTTACGGATCCGGTGATTCGTGTGGCTACTAATTTATACGGCGCCCCCGCACTTACGGCAGAAGAGTTCAAGACCTACGTGCAGGATTTGATTATCGGCGCCAATCTGGCAGTGCTCATTCCCTGGGGCGAATATCACAGCAACCAGGTGCTCAACGTCGGCGCCAATCGATCCTTTATTCAACCTGGGCTAGGTGCTTCGCAAGCAGTTGGGCCGTGGCGCTTTGAACTTGCCAGTGATGCAACCTTCTTCTCTAACAACAATAACTATATGGGCGGCAACACGCTCTCTCAAAAACCCATTTATTCAACTACTGGCCACGTGATTTACTATTTTCCTTCATCGGCCTGGATTTCGACGGATGTCACTTATTACTCGGGTGGACAAAGCGCCGTTAACGGCACGATGCGCAATCACTCGCAAGAAAACTGGCTGATGGGCGCTACGCTGTCGATCCCAATCAACAAGCGTAACGCCATCAAGTTTCACGGCAGTGAAGGCACTTACAGCAACCCCCACAAAAACTACACGCTCTATGGCATCGGCTGGCAATACCGCTGGGGGCCTGGTACCTGA
- a CDS encoding phasin family protein, with product MNKTFKTEDLIAANSAALAHFQSVANTALAAVESLAALNLGFARESLENSSKNTHAALGAKTPQEVAALQAKAIQPAAENLATYTRTVYEISTGAAKEIADLIKGQFDQLNQAAQEAALNAAKASPFGADVALAAVKQAVAAGNTAYENFNKASKQATEMAEANIAKATEAAVRTTKAK from the coding sequence ATGAATAAGACCTTTAAAACTGAAGACCTGATCGCCGCTAACAGCGCTGCACTGGCACATTTCCAATCGGTTGCTAACACAGCTCTGGCCGCTGTTGAGAGCCTGGCCGCACTGAACCTCGGCTTTGCCCGTGAGTCGCTGGAAAACTCTTCCAAGAATACGCACGCCGCACTGGGCGCCAAGACGCCACAAGAGGTTGCTGCGCTTCAAGCCAAGGCCATTCAACCGGCTGCTGAAAATCTGGCCACTTACACCCGTACCGTTTACGAAATTTCGACCGGTGCCGCTAAGGAAATCGCCGATCTGATCAAAGGTCAATTTGACCAGCTGAACCAAGCCGCCCAAGAAGCTGCGCTGAATGCAGCCAAGGCTTCGCCGTTCGGCGCCGATGTCGCGCTGGCTGCTGTCAAGCAAGCAGTTGCCGCTGGTAACACTGCCTACGAAAATTTCAACAAGGCCTCCAAGCAAGCGACTGAAATGGCTGAAGCCAACATCGCCAAAGCAACTGAAGCGGCTGTACGCACCACCAAGGCCAAGTAA
- the infA gene encoding translation initiation factor IF-1, whose translation MAKEELIEMNGVVQEVLPDSRFLVEMENGHSIVAYTAGKMRKHHIRILAGDKVTLELSPYDLSKGRITFRHIEGRGAGSPPPPRRR comes from the coding sequence TTGGCTAAAGAAGAACTGATTGAAATGAACGGTGTCGTGCAGGAAGTCCTGCCTGATTCACGTTTTCTGGTAGAAATGGAAAATGGCCACTCGATCGTGGCTTATACGGCGGGCAAGATGCGCAAGCACCACATCCGCATTCTGGCGGGCGACAAAGTGACGCTGGAACTCTCTCCTTATGATCTGTCGAAGGGTCGCATTACCTTCCGTCATATTGAAGGCCGCGGGGCCGGATCGCCACCGCCACCTCGCCGTCGTTAA
- a CDS encoding alkene reductase yields MTTLFDPIQIGDISLSNRVVMAPLTRNRAVEGNCPGPLMVDYYRQRAAAGLIIAEASQISPMGQGYIDTPGIYSDAQVAAWQKVTDAVHQAGGRIVLQLWHVGRISHSSLLPEGAAPVSSSNLPSKAMTFTRNGFETVSPARALRDDEIPALIEDYRKAARNAIQAGFDGVEIHAANTYLIEQFLRDSVNDRSGPYGGSIENRARLLLEVTRAITQEIGAGRTGVRLSPMTTFGGTTALDSNPQALYGYVVEQLSPLGLAYLHVIEGETGSARDVDASTFDYDALRRLFAGAWMVNNCFTRNEALLAVESGHADLVAFGRPFISTPDLVRRLQDDLPFNELRADKLYGGGAEGYTDYPVLAA; encoded by the coding sequence ATGACTACATTATTTGACCCCATCCAGATTGGCGATATCTCGCTGAGCAACCGTGTCGTGATGGCACCTTTGACACGCAACCGTGCGGTTGAAGGTAATTGTCCCGGTCCGTTGATGGTGGATTACTACCGACAGCGTGCAGCCGCAGGATTGATCATCGCCGAAGCGAGTCAGATTAGCCCGATGGGGCAGGGTTATATCGATACCCCGGGCATTTATTCAGACGCACAAGTCGCGGCTTGGCAAAAAGTGACCGATGCGGTGCATCAAGCTGGCGGACGCATCGTCCTGCAACTCTGGCATGTGGGCCGCATCTCTCATTCGTCGTTGTTGCCCGAGGGCGCAGCCCCCGTATCCTCATCGAATCTGCCATCTAAGGCCATGACCTTTACCCGCAACGGCTTCGAGACGGTATCGCCAGCCCGGGCTCTGCGCGATGACGAAATCCCAGCGTTGATTGAAGACTATCGCAAGGCTGCACGCAACGCGATCCAGGCGGGTTTTGATGGCGTAGAAATACATGCCGCCAATACGTATCTGATCGAGCAGTTTCTGCGTGACAGCGTCAATGACCGCAGTGGCCCCTACGGCGGATCGATCGAGAATCGCGCCCGCTTGTTACTTGAAGTGACGCGTGCGATTACGCAGGAAATTGGGGCAGGGCGCACGGGTGTCCGTTTAAGCCCGATGACCACCTTTGGCGGTACAACGGCACTGGATAGTAACCCGCAGGCGCTTTATGGCTATGTGGTTGAGCAGTTGTCGCCGCTAGGTCTGGCCTACCTGCACGTCATTGAGGGAGAAACGGGTAGTGCACGTGACGTTGATGCCAGCACCTTTGACTACGACGCGTTACGCCGCCTGTTTGCAGGGGCCTGGATGGTGAACAATTGCTTCACGCGTAATGAAGCGCTGCTTGCTGTAGAAAGTGGGCATGCCGATCTGGTGGCCTTTGGCCGTCCGTTTATCAGCACACCCGATTTGGTGCGTCGTCTGCAGGATGACCTGCCCTTCAATGAGCTCCGTGCCGACAAGCTCTACGGCGGTGGCGCAGAAGGGTATACAGACTACCCCGTCCTAGCTGCATGA
- a CDS encoding alpha/beta hydrolase: protein MIELETGTSPQFAVIWLHGLGADGSDFEPIVPYLGLDPSVPIRFVFPNAPQIPVTCNGGFVMPAWYDIITLAPDSREIDEAGLAVSSASIRQLIAREAARGIPAQQVFLAGFSQGGAVAYLTGLTHSEPLAGIMALSTYMPSPLQVAHAATPASRDTPLFIAHGTQDAVVSLALGEIARDTVAQLGCEFEWHTYPMGHEVCLPEIQAIGAWINAQTSSRQTS, encoded by the coding sequence ATGATTGAGCTTGAAACCGGAACATCGCCTCAGTTTGCGGTGATCTGGCTGCATGGCCTGGGGGCCGACGGCAGCGACTTCGAGCCGATTGTGCCGTATCTGGGGCTGGATCCATCGGTTCCGATCCGCTTTGTGTTTCCCAATGCCCCACAGATCCCTGTGACCTGCAACGGGGGCTTTGTGATGCCGGCCTGGTACGACATTATTACGCTGGCACCGGATAGCCGTGAGATTGATGAAGCGGGTTTAGCGGTTTCCAGCGCGTCGATCCGTCAACTGATTGCCCGCGAAGCGGCCCGAGGGATCCCTGCGCAGCAGGTGTTTTTGGCGGGATTCTCTCAGGGCGGAGCCGTCGCGTACTTGACGGGATTGACCCACAGCGAGCCGTTGGCCGGAATTATGGCTTTATCGACCTATATGCCCAGCCCATTGCAAGTTGCGCATGCTGCAACGCCAGCCAGCCGAGATACGCCGCTATTCATTGCGCATGGTACGCAGGACGCGGTCGTTTCTTTAGCTTTGGGCGAGATTGCCCGAGACACGGTGGCTCAACTCGGATGTGAGTTCGAGTGGCACACCTACCCAATGGGGCACGAGGTCTGCTTGCCTGAGATTCAGGCGATTGGCGCTTGGATTAACGCGCAGACTTCTTCGCGGCAGACTTCTTGA